One Clarias gariepinus isolate MV-2021 ecotype Netherlands chromosome 18, CGAR_prim_01v2, whole genome shotgun sequence genomic window carries:
- the LOC128506172 gene encoding cytochrome P450 3A30-like: MELWWSLSAETWALIIILISLILLYGYWPYGFFKRLGVSGPKPVPFFGTMLEYRKGIQTFDMECFQKYGRIWGIYDGRQPVLCVMDREIIKTVLIKECYSLFTNRRNFRLNGPLYDAVSIVEDEDWRRIRSVLSPSFTSGRLKEMFGIMKSHSHTLVKNLQKTSEQGESADIKEFFGAYSMDVVTSTSFSVDIDSLNNPKDPFVSNIKKMLKFDFLNPLFLTVALFPFTAPLFEKMEFAFFPTAVTDFFYASLQKIKSEHMTKDHKRRVDFMQLMIDSQKSENDHLNVKGLSDHEILSQSMMFIFAGYETSSSTLSFLFYNLASNPETMKKLQKEIDTTFPNEGEVDYDGVMNMDYLDAALNESLRLYPVALRLERVCKKTVEISGITIPKDSVVMVPIYALHRDPEYWPDPETFNPDRFTQENKESIEPYAYMPFGLGPRNCIGMRFALVIMKLAAVQILQRFDISLSEETKVPLELNNSGLLAPKNPIKLKFTPRKMTNSCNNNHNNS, translated from the exons ATGGAGCTCTGGTGGAGTTTATCAGCTGAGACCTGGGCTCtgatcatcatcctcatcagccTCATCCTGCT GTATGGGTACTGGCCGTACGGGTTTTTCAAGCGGTTGGGAGTTTCCGGTCCCAAACCCGTACCATTTTTTGGAACCATGTTAGAGTATCGTAAG GGAATACAAACCTTTGATATGGAGTGTTTCCAGAAGTACGGCAGGATATGGGG tatatacgACGGGAGACAGCCGGTCCTCTGTGTCATGGACAGAGAAATCATCAAAACTGTCCTGATTAAAGAGTGTTACTCTCTCTTCACTAACCGCAGA AATTTCCGTCTGAACGGCCCTCTGTATGACGCCGTGTCCATCGTCGAGGACGAGGATTGGAGGAGAATCAGGAGCGTTCTGTCTCCGTCCTTCACCAGCGGAAGACtgaaggag ATGTTTGGAATTATGAAGTCCCATTCTCACACTTTGGTTAAAAATCTGCAGAAGACGTCGGAGCAAGGAGAATCAGCAGATATCAAAGA GTTTTTCGGAGCGTACAGTATGGACGTGGTGACGAGCACATCGTTTAGTGTCGATATCGACTCCCTGAACAACCCCAAAGATCCCTTCGTATCCAACATCAAGAAAATGCTCAAATTTGACTTTCTCAACCCCCTGTTCCTCACCGTTG CGCTCTTCCCCTTTACTGCACCACTCTTTGAGAAAATGGAATTTGCCTTTTTCCCGACTGCAGTGACTGATTTCTTTTACGCCTCGCTGCAAAAGATCAAGTCTGAACATATGACTAAGGATCATAAG AGACGAGTGGACTTCATGCAGCTGATGATCGATTCTCAGAAATCAGAAAACGACCATCTGAATGTTAAGG GTCTGAGTGATCATGAGATCCTGTCCCAGTCAATGATGTTTATCTTTGCTGGTTATGAGACGAGCAGCAGCACACTGTCATTTCTTTTCTACAATCTGGCCAGTAATCCCGAGACCATGAAGAAACTACAGAAAGAAATAGACACAACTTTCCCTAACgag GGTGAAGTTGATTATGATGGTGTGATGAACATGGATTATCTGGATGCTGCTCTGAACGAGTCGCTCAGGTTGTACCCGGTCGCACTTCGCCTGGAGAGAGTCTGCAAAAAAACTGTTGAAATAAGTGGCATTACAATCCCTAAGGACTCAGTCGTTATGGTCCCCATTTACGCCCTGCATAGAGACCCTGAATACTGGCCTGATCCAGAGACCTTCAACCCTGACAG GTTCACTCAGGAGAATAAGGAGAGCATCGAGCCGTATGCGTACATGCCGTTTGGGTTAGGACCCAGGAACTGCATCGGGATGAGGTTCGCCCTCGTGATCATGAAGCTGGCTGCTGTTCAGATACTGCAGAGATTCGACATCAGTCTTTCTGAGGAAACGAAG GTTCCTCTGGAGCTGAACAACAGTGGACTTCTGGCTCCTAAAAACCCCATAAAACTTAAATTCACACCGCGGAAAATGACCAACTCCTGCAACAACAATCACAATAACTCATAG